The Hordeum vulgare subsp. vulgare chromosome 7H, MorexV3_pseudomolecules_assembly, whole genome shotgun sequence DNA window CGACACACCGGTCAACAAATTAAGGAACGAAAAACCCGCGCGGCTCCCACAGAAACCCTAATTCCCTTCGAATCGAAAACCAATTCTGCCGCAGACTATCCCCCGGATCTAAAATCGGATAGAGTCCCCGCGGTTCACGATGCGAAATCCGAACCGGCGAGAACCGAAATAGGGTTAGGGTTTCGGAAAGACCGACTCACCTGAAGCGGTGGCCATGGCGCCTGCCTCTCCTAGTCTCGCCGGCGCTACGCGGCGGCGGGGACGAACGGCGGCGAGATAACGAGAGACGAGGAGAGAGGGGAACGCACACAAACGAATTTGGAGGATtttttttttcccttttcttccCGGTGCCAGTTTATTATGCGTGGCGGCTAACCCACAACCGCCAAGGGATCCGACTCGAAGCCGGGAGCCCACGGTCACGGTGGTTACCGCCACACTGACGTGGACCGTCAACTGAGCCGGCCCGTTTAGAGCTACGGAAGAGCCCGCAAAGGCCCAACTGAGGCGCCCCAACCCCACCGTCCGGAACGACCCAGATAGGACTCGCCGGCTGCTTCGCCGTCTCCTCGCCGTCGCGTCGCGCAGAGGCTCTGAAACCCTACGCACCAGAACCCACCACTACCAATGGCGGCCGCGACGGCGACCGCTGCCGCACCGGCCGTGTTCGCCCCGGCGCTCGTCTCTCCCCTGTCGCGCCGCGCCTTCTTCCCGCTCCCCCGTCGCGCCGGCCAGCCCGCCATCCCTCGGTCGCTGCGGTAATCCCGTACCAcctcgcccttttttctcgctatTTTCTTGAGGATTTTATGGCTGGACGCGGTTAATCTTTTTAATTCTTGCCGGGAACTGAAGGCTCTTGGCGTCGGCGTCCCCGAGGAGATGTGGGGTGGCCGTGAATGCGGCGGCTGCGGCAGGGGCCGCTGACTTCAGCGACGATGAGAGCTCTTATGAGGTAGACGGTGAAATGGCTACATGGCCAGATTTCTATCTAATATTGTGCACTTGCCGAACCTGTATTTTGATTTTGGGCTGTTTGGGTGTTAGATTCTGGGCATTACCCCACTCGATAGTTTCGACAACATGAAACTAGCATACAAGAGGAAGCGCAAGGAAGCAGAGGAGACAGGAGATGAGGACTTCTTGGCCAAGGTTATGCGGTGTATTGAAGATTGACTGATTGCGTGATTTTGGCTTGCACGCCTTATTAGTTTGTTGTGGTGCGCTAATGGTGGAGCTATTGGGATTTCAGCTGGAGAAAGCGTATGACACTGTGATGATGCAGCAGCTGCAGTATAGGAAGAAGGGAGTTACATATGGATCGGTTCAGGTTGGCTGTTATGGCGTGCATGGATGCTGATTTTCATACTTGGGACATTCACAAGTTACAAGATTCACATTGCATTAGTTACCATATGTAGATATTTTTATTATATATCCTATTGGTAGGAGTAGAAGGATAAAATGGAGTAACAAAACATATCCTCTAGAAGGCATTGTCAGTCAAAAGTTGTAAATATCCTAGGAAGTGTACAGATGGATAGACTTGTAGGTTGAAACCATCTAAGTCCTTTCCTACTGATGTTCTCCACTTAATATGATTTTCTTCATTACTTGTCTCATTTACTTTCTGAATGTCAGGTATCAAAGGATATCAAGTATGCTGACAATCAACCAATAGTTCCTTGGGGACCCAGGTACATTTAACTCGAGTTCAGTATAAGGAATTTCTATTTCCTTGTTCCATCGAAATTATTTTTCTGGGTTCATTTTATTTATATGATGCACGTTATGAAAATGGCAAATTCATTATCTTTATTACTCATGAATGTCGTCATGAAAATGTTGCTGGGCAATTTTAACTCAGCAAGTCAGCATGACAAGCAGGCCTATCCCACAAGCATTCATTTAATTTGATACCAAAAACCAATACTCTTATTCCATATGGACAGCACAACATTTTTATTGACAAGGATATGTGCACCAAGCACTTGTAATTTGAAGTAAACAACAGCACGCATGTGAAGTTAATACTATTGATGAATTTATGCATCTTGCAGACCCTCCAAATCAGCAGTAAAGGATGTGCGCATAAATATGGCAATATCAGCAGCAACTGTATGGTCTTAACGCATTCCTAGCTATTACTGGTCTATTCGTTATCACGTTTTTATGCTTTTCATTGTCTACTTTCTGGTTATTGTGGCTATCACGTCCATATGATTATTCTTATAAGAAATTCGATTGATTTGAAGTTACCAACTCTAAAATATACTTAGGATTAGTTGTAATGTTTGAGCTTGCATTGAAATTTCTGCATGCATGTTAATTTAGTGTTGTTATTATCAGTTAAGAAATGACCCCATCCTCCTAGTTAAAAGTAGATGCCGTATTAGCCTAAAAGCCTGGTGTTCAATACTTCTCATTTTGTGTTCTTTGGGTAATGTTTCCATTAAATTGCCCTTATTAAATATTGGATGCTATGAATACCTCTCTGAATCTCTTCAATTTGTTCTTTGTCTAAATGCTCATATGTCTCCCTGGCCAATTTGTTAAGGCCTAACATATCAAAATCTAATGTGTTGATATTTTCCTCATCTTGTGTGCCCAAGGTTCGAATGCATCTATTTGGGCAAAGGAAATTATGTCTGGATATTTATTCCTTGACTAGAAGTGTATCTTTATTTTGCAAAATATGTTTATTTCAGTTATATTGCAGGTTGTTTGCATTGCTATCATCGGTAATGCGGACTGGAAGCCTTTGCAGTTCTTGTGTTTTGCTTTCTTCTACAGAATACTTCAGAAGCTGAGGGTTACTGAACCACCAATAACTCCAATATATAATGTGAGACCATTTCATAGTCACTTACTAGCCTGTAATTAGCACATTACTGTACAGTGTTGAACCATTGTTGTCTGCATGGATTTTATATGTATTCAGGATTTTGACATAATCATATTTTCTGGTGCTTTCTGCAGGAGTATGGTGAGGTTGAGGGAAGAGGGGTACGAATGGCAAAACGTGTATTCCGCGCTTTGGGTTTGATATTTGGATGTGTATTCGCTGCGTCCCTGGTCAGTGGTGTTATCTTACACAGTGCATTGCCGCTAGATTCTTCTCGGGTTTTCCTGCTGCAATGTTATCTATGACCGCTCGTAGTTTTTATTTGCATTTTGGTTGACTATTCTGTCTGCTATTCTTTTCAGGGTTATACAATAGCTCTTAACGTGGTTGAGTTATCTTGGCAGCAGACTCCCCAGATTGTTTATTACTACCAGGTATAATTAACATCAGTGTGCACTAGCTTTATTCATATCAAATGTGAAGTGTGTGTAGATGCATCAGACGCCTATATCTGGATAGGAGTGTAGACAACATAGAGAAGtacaagatggcaaagaaggccgcAAAGTGAGCTGTGAGTGAAGCAAAGGGTCgagcgtatgaggacctctaccaactgTTATACACGAAGGAAGGCGAAAggaacatctataagatggccaagatccgagagaggaagacgagggatgttgaccaaatcaagtgcatcaaggacggagcagAGCAACTCctggtgaagaacgaggagattaagcagagatggcgggagtactttgacaagttgttcaatggggagagtgagagctctaccattgatctggacgactcctttgatgatactagcAGGTGTTTTGTGTGGCAAATCCAGGAGTCGGAGGTCAAGGAGGCTTTAAAGaggatgaaaggaggcaaggcgatgggCCCTGATTGTATCCTCATTCAGGTGTGGAGAGGCCAtacaatcttcaagaacaagggggatgttcagagttgtactaattaccgtggaattaaattgatgagccatacaatgaagctatgggGAGAAAGTCATTGAGcaccgcttaagaagaatgacaagcgtgaccaaaattcagtttggtttcatgcctgggaggttgGGAGGTCGACaatggaagccattttcttggtacgacaacttatggagagatatagggagcaaaagaaggacttgcatatggtgttcattgacttggagaaggcctatgataagataccatggaatgttatgtggtgggccttggagaaacacaaagcccCAACAAAGTACATTAtcctcatcaaggacatgtacgataatgttgtgacaagtgttcgaacaagtgatggcgacactgatgacttctcgattaagataggactgcatcaggggtcagctttgagccctgatCTTTTTGCATtgatgatggatgaggtcacaagggatataacaaggagatatcccatggtgtatgctctttgcggacgatgtggtgctagtcgatgatagtcggacgggggtcaacaggaagttggagttattgaggcaaaccttggaatcgaaaggttttagacttagtagaactaagaccgagtacatgaggtgcgcTTTCAGTACTAGTGTCTTTCAGTACTAGTAGACACGAGGAGGAGTGGgatgttagccttgatgggcaggtggtgcctcagaaggacacctttcaatatttggggtcaatgttgcagaaggatggggatatcgatgaagatgtgaaccatcgaattaaagcCGGATGGTTGAAGTGGCGTCAAGCTTCTGGCATTCTCTGTGACAAgagggtgccacaaaagctaaaaggcaagttctataggatggttgttcgacccgcaatgttgtaCGGCTttgagtgttggccgactaaaaggcgacatgcGCAACAGCTAGgtggcagagatgcgcatgttgagatggatgtgtggccacacaaggaaggaccgaatATGGAAcgatgatatacgagatagagttgggtagcgccaattgaagagaagcttgtccaacatcgtctgagatggtttgggcatattcaacGCAGGCCTCCAGAAGCCTTGGTGCATAGCGGATGGCTAAAGCATActgataatgtcaagagaggCCGGGGTAGACCGGACATGGGGAGAGTCCTTAAAGAGAGATctaaaggattggagcatcaccaaagtattagccatggacaggggtgcgtggaagcttgctatccatgtgcgagAACCgtgagttggtcgcgagatcttatgggcttcacctctagcctaccccaacttgtttgggactaaaggctttgttgttgttgttgtgtagatGCATCAGCCATATTGTAGGACCATCGTGATCTTTGAGTTGATCTGTACATTTGTGTTCATGGAGGGTAACATTCCATGTCAACAACATGCATGCTGGCTAGATTACGGATTGCAGATTCGACACACTTGTGGTCCTTGGCTGCATCATCTTATGCTTACCTCTGCCGTATTAAATTTATGCTTGTAATTATTTTTTCAGGAATTGATTGTTACAGCAGCTGCCTCTGTTCTGCTGTGCATCACGGCTTCGTACTACCGGTAAACAGTGCTGGAGGAATTATGTACTGGCTTAGGAAACCTTTGGATGTTAGGACGAGGTGGGCAACTTTTCGGTGAGACTCCACACTTGTGTAGTGGTGTCACATTAGGGAAAAGACAAGACGTGGACAtgattttttgaaatatacttgtccCAGCATTTGAGGTAGAGAATTTTGGGTGCATGCTTCTGCTTGAACAATTGTGGAACTCACCGTGCAGAAGGCGATGGATGGTGAACATATTTTGTGTGCATACTTAGCGGTGTAATGCATGAAAACATATCTGATTCTCATCCGTATTTAGACTGATGGGTCCTTCAAGCCTTTTTCTTGTGGTTTGTTTTGGTGTTGTCAGCAAACGTGGCTTACTTTGTACTGTACTCACTCCATTCCAAGGAAATTGAATTTCTAGGTTTGTCCTAAGTCAAACATCTTTCACTTTGACCAAGTCTATTGAAAGTTCTAGGCTTGTCCTAATTGAGTACTGCTCCCTCCTTTTTCGTTTATAGGGCttaaatctgaaatctcatcaattAAGGTGAATTATGAAtggatgacactagttttaactagtcaattaaatatttttcacatattcaattttaaggtaataaatgtagcatcctccttttcattggacttgcatggtggatgtactccctctgtcacgGTTTAAAAGGTGTGCATGGAAATTGTCTAGGACCTATTGATTGGTTGtgtaaaaaatagcattcacactacgcatgcatatagaagtagtataacggagtactaattagctgctaggagtaaatgtaGCGCGCCTCAAACCTTGTTTATTgtgaaaatgcacgtaaatttaaccatgccttctaaaccgtgacagagGTAGTAGAAAATGATGCATGCATAATCACTCATTTTCTTTCTCTgaactctatgaattaaatatggcgtgAGACTTAAAGcaatttaacttaattagacttaaaatgagcctaatataattgaaatctgaaatttttgagatgagccctataaaccgaaaaggagGGAGTATCCCTGTAAAGTTTTATAAGATTATATAGAGGGGATCTACTGATGTGTAAAGTTGTCCCGACCATTAAAATAAGTATAAGGGCCCGACCATTAAAATAAGTATAAGGGCCGCACAAACGTGTTTTGAGGGTTAGCGCGGGCAGCCCACGTCAATCCTCAAAACATTGTTTTTTTTAATTTGACACGTATATATCGTACTCCCTCGTTTCCGGTTTATAGGGTTTAAATCTAAAATTTCATCAACTAAGGTGAAGGATGACATTAGTTTTAACTAGTCAATGAAATATTTATCACATATTCAATTTCTGAgacaataaatgtagcatcctccttcttaggctggtcatagtggaaAATAACAtacagtagtatcatgcatatgatactattgtatgatactacctttatagtgcatagtatcataaattagtatcatatgtggtcttatttattgccatgcatgacacaaagtagcattgcatttaacatgttatagtatctacctatgttactctaactctctctctcttctttaattgtctgccacatcagcatatttgctagtcccaagtatatgatactaccttagttactctcactatggccagccttattagacttgcatggtggatgtagaaaacgatgcatgcatagccaTTCATTTCCTTTTTCTAAACTCTGTGAATTAATTATGGCCTGAGACTTAAAGCActaaaatctgaatttttttagaTGAGCCGGAAATGTGGGAGTATTACATAAAAATATGATAAAATTTGAATATTACGATACAACAATCATTCAAATtacaataattattcaaatcTAGAAATTAAACGTATAATCCATTACAAGATTTGTTTTGAATATAACAATAATAAAATCATACATGAACTAAATTAAATGAACGTAAAAATGACAGGGTTTATTATTGTCCATGCTTTTGTCGATTGTTCTCGAGCAGTGTCTCTTTGTTCCAGTCGTCAGACTAGGATGAATTCGTGAATATTCCCAGTTCCGCTACCAATTCGCAAAGCCATTTTTCTGCAAATTGTAAACGAGTTTTGCGGATCGGTGATGTACGGAGTATGCTAGAAATCCTCTAAATCTAAAGCTGCACAAAATTCATACAATATGCACCTACCAAAAATCGTTTGTGTAGGAATAACAGTTTCGCTCGCTAACAAATGTTCATTCTTAACAACGGTGTCTTCAAGCCCTAGGCGATGAATGTTGTGCCTATGCTTAGTACAATGATAatttaagagcaagtacaatagaatgACATAAGCGGTTTATAAGAGATATCACATCAGATTTCTGTTTACTTGAAGGAGAAatgagaggagaaagaagagaaaCGGACTATAAACTTACGGTCGAATGTAGCCACAACGCTAGGTCGGGGAAGATGGGTCGTGAGGTAGGGTAAGAAAGCCTTGCTCTCCTTTGTTTCTCACCCGCCATCCTTTGACTAACCCTAGGCGCCCAGCGCTTATCCCCAACAAAGGCAGCAGGCCTCCGctcagagcatggttaataatacaGTCAACAATCGGCTGTAAGGAGTTGCCATGTCATATAGAGCCAACCTAATAGCCGGCATATACAATATTAAGTTTTAGATGTGTAATACTTTAGTAGTAGTTGGCTCACCTTATAATCTCACAAAGTGTCTTGGGTCTTGTGTTGCAGCTGGCTACTCATCAAGAACCCGTTTTTCTTctatctcctctctctcctccaactaagcaagaatataatattttaatccttATAACCTGCTTATGTcatcttattgtacttgctcttaattTTTCACTGTCCTTGACTGAAGAAATACATAGCCAAAGCGTTTGACACAGTTGCGTTGAGACTTGAAACTTTGAAGTAACACATTTTCGCCCCTCTTTGGTTTCAATCAAGAAAACTGTCACACGTGTACGTTGTACCAAATCAGAAAACTTCAAAGTACCAAAGGGTTCCGATTGTTTTATACTTCTATTCAATTAGAACCAACTGATTCAGAAAAAGATCAAACAACCAAGAGACCAAATTTCACATCAACAACATAGAATATAACAAAATGGTAATTTACCAGTTAGTTACAAAAGAATGGGACAatttctctctttctcaagaagcTGAATTGCAGCAAAATAAATACGCCTATACAAAAAGCATTATCTAGAACAAGCTGGCCTCCTGAAACCATAAACCCAATCTGTATGTATTCTAATACTTCAATGCAAGCAATGCTGAAGCTATGGAGACCGTGCATCCACCTGTCAAGAGAATCAACCACGGTTACCAAGCCCAGCCATCATTTCCGTAAATGTGGCTACTGCAAATCCAAGCACTGCGCCAGCAAAAACCTGATAAGATACCTCAGAGTCAATAATGTGTTACATATGTGAGACCAAGAATGTTGAATATGTCTCATGGTTTCGTGCACTTTCAACAGGTAAGCAAATATGATGGAACAGGGACTAATCGCTTCATGCATTGTATTTACTTAATTAGCCTATTTGCAATTGTGTGCAAGTACCATGTGTTAGTTGAAGAATTAGGCATTCATCTTCCTTAGCATGGTTGATAAGGGAGCAACAGATCAAACCTGAGGAGGCGTGTGTCCTATGAGCTCTCGCAACGGTCTTGTTTCAGCAAGTGGATGCTCTGATGGTAACTCGTACACAATTTGATTCAAGACCTAGGAATTTATTTAAACAAGTTATAGCTGAATGGCAATAGAAGCATCGCCAGAAGAGCAGAAAAATATATACTCAACAGAAAATTATGGTGCTTCCCAGGTTATACACATGGACTTAATAATAGCATGGCCTCTTAGGTTCACAAATTTTTGCTAGCATGGTCAGTTCACAAATTTTCGCTAAAGACACGGATTACAAATGACTTCTGTAGTaaaatgttattgattgttgtatgAATTATTTAAGTGCACACAAGCAACAAACAAGCAAGGAAGTACATACGGTGCTAGTACTGCAGACTACAAAGTGTTACAACATGCCAAAAAATGCAACAAAGTTTAGATTGTTCCAGGCATCGAGCCAACTAGGCGTGCACCTTTGACGCCGAATAAGAGGCCCTAGTTTTAGCAATGAGCTGCCACTTGCCATTCATAAAGTTGTTTGGTATTACCAGTATTCCTTGACATAATCTTTTGCCtccataaattattttatttttgagtGGTTATATATATTTGAAGGTTTTAGGTTGTACCTCTGCTTGCCTTCCTGCATGTAGCCTAACACCAAAAGCATCATACATCACCTGCAAATTTGTATGCCAAAAAAGATGGCTTTAGCGAACAGTAGCGCATATATAATGCAAAGTGCTGCATTTTCTGAAGAATAAGAACATAGAATCATAAGCAAAAAAGACCAGCTC harbors:
- the LOC123407576 gene encoding uncharacterized protein LOC123407576, which translates into the protein MAAATATAAAPAVFAPALVSPLSRRAFFPLPRRAGQPAIPRSLRLLASASPRRCGVAVNAAAAAGAADFSDDESSYEILGITPLDSFDNMKLAYKRKRKEAEETGDEDFLAKLEKAYDTVMMQQLQYRKKGVTYGSVQVSKDIKYADNQPIVPWGPRPSKSAVKDVRINMAISAATVVCIAIIGNADWKPLQFLCFAFFYRILQKLRVTEPPITPIYNEYGEVEGRGVRMAKRVFRALGLIFGCVFAASLGYTIALNVVELSWQQTPQIVYYYQELIVTAAASVLLCITASYYR